From Saccharomyces kudriavzevii IFO 1802 strain IFO1802 genome assembly, chromosome: 13, a single genomic window includes:
- the ECM5 gene encoding Ecm5p (similar to Saccharomyces cerevisiae ECM5 (YMR176W); ancestral locus Anc_6.247): MSGHDSVTKISHILNEPITEKVTLQKRVNSSSTARDFELGTQEGTSTKRSKSPESAAPFTSSHHFNPFLYTPFKSRATAPFVPELVRGVDLASPPEDDPARVFHEKTGLFYQISSHSIPTFIVPEKELPDPITFYESVQDLGSIYGCVKLKTSPGTDNFAQLNVNIDRFWFKARKQSFDSNESQRARIIDFHAKLYKFHNKKKKKSVLTRIPSIDKRTLNLYRLRSCVKLRGGFNAVCEKKLWAQIGRELGYSGRIMSSLSTSLRSAYAKILLDFDEYEEEQQHIFNYEINEESLESPTSHNPNQRKRGGEDILHEDETFYKRSKIHHEIFKAGSINHEFKRMKDIKHIKGFPTYFDSLTEYKLGYTKLTETTLPGYDFTFWENGMEIYDKSIFETRSSPVYNLRQYYEKSQAVFSAVATKYNNDYPALFASHSKLPQEEFEKLYFHLLSKPRIDFEIDTGPDLSASIRSSRNDLTDKKVGSGNILHRWNLDDIPLSESSLLKHLDLDMADFTRTSYDVGMLFSCQGWSVSDHFLPSIDYNHLGSTKLIYSIAPKDMEKFENLIARGKKEGNVFQSRPHYSASDEEWRSFSETDFYKSLLEAEQNTDFLNTRNTSRNTSSEYKIPTGANSFRDGLQSDLQFEPNFVSSNGIKLYKTRQEQGSYVFRFPKAFTCCIGSGFYLSQKATFAPVSWLKFSFEAANWISEQRILPGLDIIQLVANVLLNSDNADLKRTCRNLIISHVHEEAENRKKLKDLFGTVDVVYNKLDYISDISLDPTGISKIVVTHGALQRVLSLKEFLALLDKSENGIYNICGIPIHDQTGNLNICLHLYFDEESLNDALDGLDNPLKAHLTILGESLEMKWDALMTSTFRTRTVPLNIIQYLLSHTDSNTEFNRMLRFNFDDALLLIEKCKKFIIACMESSHSIECVDFGNGFNLRHLPLELSSNTVNKLESLYDSVQKCSIDFPERLEIARLYHISRQFPIDNKDIIDGNNLNLLKELYQRSLSIPLKASYWAGLTKKICRLEWLSVYEHIFIERSDTKDEDPINYSLPSLYSYLKFGLKYCDAEDTDKIGNVREVILKYQDTMQKIRIFFEKESPSKILLSDLENVLLGIEKHRLPIQSIFLSELDCVIKEIERAKRNSGVTFLSSADNINEMDELLSKNDRKFVMFVNQFNGSRLDKRPRVDDNQKQIRTKQELKTYKLWSHHLDRILQKNKLAKILPLVFRCLDLELDEYISLENCAKFQTKYCFCRKVEEGSAMVECELCKEWYHVDCINEGKWVPPDDVNVLFVCPICTPSNMTTKATEGPVFEFSDLKRLLIDSLKLSIIPNPPVLKNLFDVFALTLNFRNKMQAELFTKDGFINQSASTHKIKYYLKKLRGSKCNFTDLAGPLTRYCQERDAKVIKRLEENGRTIITGFPN, encoded by the coding sequence ATGAGCGGACATGATTCTGTTACAAAAATATCCCATATCCTTAATGAACCGATTACAGAAAAGGTGACGTTGCAAAAACGAGTTAACTCAAGTTCCACAGCGAGAGATTTTGAATTGGGGACTCAAGAAGGTACCTCGACTAAACGATCGAAATCACCGGAGAGCGCAGCACCTTTTACTTCGAGTCATCACTTCAACCCATTTCTCTATACACCGTTTAAATCTCGTGCCACAGCGCCATTTGTCCCTGAATTAGTAAGGGGTGTGGACTTGGCAAGCCCGCCAGAGGATGATCCTGCAAGAGTGTTTCACGAAAAGACTGGGTTGTTCTATCAAATATCTTCCCACTCCATCCCAACTTTTATAGTGCCAGAAAAGGAACTTCCAGACCCAATAACATTTTATGAATCGGTGCAAGATTTAGGGTCAATTTACGGTTGTGTCAAATTAAAGACTTCGCCAGGAACTGATAATTTTGCTCAACTAAACGTCAACATAGATCGCTTTTGGTTcaaagcaagaaaacagTCTTTTGATTCAAATGAATCACAGAGAGCCCGAATAATTGACTTCCATGCCAAACTCTACAAGTTccataataaaaaaaaaaaaaaaagtgtctTAACAAGGATTCCAAGTATTGATAAACGCACCTTAAATTTATATAGATTGAGAAGTTGTGTAAAGCTTAGGGGAGGCTTCAATGCAGTTtgtgagaaaaaattatggGCTCAAATAGGAAGGGAATTAGGTTACTCAGGTAGAATTATGAGTTCACTGTCAACCTCTTTGAGATCTGCCTATGCAAAGATATTATTGGATTTTGATGAATACGAGGAAGAACAGCAACATATATTTAATTACgaaataaatgaagaatCGCTGGAGTCACCAACTTCTCACAATCCaaatcaaaggaaaagggGTGGAGAAGATATTTTGCATGAGGATGAGACTTTTTATAAAAGGAGTAAAATACATCACGAGATCTTCAAAGCCGGATCAATCAATCATGAATTCAAACGAATGAAGGACATAAAGCACATAAAAGGGTTTCCAACCTACTTTGACTCTCTAACTGAATATAAGTTAGGTTACACAAAATTAACAGAGACCACCTTACCAGGCTATGACTTCACTTTTTGGGAGAATGGTATGGAAATATACGATAAAAGCATATTCGAAACGAGAAGTTCTCCCGTGTATAATTTGAGACAATACTACGAAAAAAGTCAAGCTGTTTTCAGCGCCGTTGCGACGAAATATAACAACGACTATCCAGCTTTATTTGCAAGCCATTCGAAATTGCCTCAAGAAGAATTCGAAAAGTtgtattttcatttgttaTCGAAGCCGCgtattgattttgaaattgacaCAGGCCCTGATCTATCGGCTTCTATTAGATCTTCAAGAAACGACTTAACTGATAAAAAAGTGGGCAGCGGGAATATTCTACATCGCTGGAATTTAGACGACATCCCCCTCAGTGAATCATCGCTTTTGAAACATCTTGATTTAGATATGGCAGATTTTACAAGAACCAGTTATGATGTCGGAATGCTATTCTCATGCCAAGGCTGGTCTGTTTCGGACCATTTTTTACCATCAATTGACTACAACCATTTGGGTTCTACGAAATTGATATATAGTATTGCTCCGAAAGATATGGAGAAATTCGAAAACTTAATTGCtcgaggaaaaaaagaagggaaTGTCTTTCAGTCAAGGCCTCACTATTCGGCTTCCGATGAGGAATGGAGGAGTTTCTCAGAGACCGACTTTTACAAGTCACTCCTAGAGGCGGAACAAAACACCGATTTTTTAAACACCCGAAATACTTCAAGGAATACATCCTCAGAATATAAGATACCAACGGGAGCAAATTCTTTTCGTGATGGTTTGCAGAGCGATTTACAATTTGAACCCAATTTTGTTTCATCCAACGGTATAAAACTATATAAAACAAGACAGGAGCAAGGCTCATACGTTTTCAGGTTTCCAAAGGCGTTCACATGTTGTATCGGATCGGGTTTCTATTTATCCCAGAAAGCAACTTTTGCACCAGTCTCATGGTTAAAATTCAGCTTTGAGGCAGCTAACTGGATATCGGAGCAGCGAATACTTCCGGGTTTAGATATAATCCAATTAGTGGCTAATGTGTTGCTGAATTCAGATAACGCCGATTTAAAGCGCACATGCCGTaatttgataattagtCATGTTCAtgaagaagcagaaaaccgcaaaaaattaaaagacCTATTTGGCACTGTGGATGTGGTCTATAACAAGTTGGACTATATTTCAGACATCAGTTTGGATCCAACAGggatttcaaaaatcgTCGTGACACATGGTGCGTTGCAGCGTGttttatctttgaaagaatttctgGCACTTTTGGATAAATCAGAGAATGGTATTTATAATATATGCGGCATTCCAATACATGACCAGACTGGTAATCTCAACATCTGCCTGCACCTGTATTTTGATGAGGAAAGCCTTAACGATGCTCTTGATGGCTTGGATAATCCTTTAAAGGCACATTTAACCATCCTTGGCGAAAGTCTTGAAATGAAATGGGACGCATTGATGACGTCCACCTTCAGAACTAGAACGGTCCCATTAAATATCATACAGTATTTGCTTTCTCATACTGATAGCAATACTGAGTTCAATCGAATGTTACGCTTTAACTTTGATGATGCTTTACTACTTATagaaaaatgcaaaaaatttatcattgCTTGCATGGAGTCTTCCCATAGCATTGAGTGTGTAGATTTCGGTAATGGCTTCAATTTACGTCATTTACCGCTGGAACTGTCTAGCAACACGGTCAATAAGTTGGAGAGCTTGTATGATAGTGTCCAGAAGTGTTCCATTGATTTTCCTGAGAGGCTAGAAATTGCTAGACTGTATCACATATCTCGGCAGTTTCCTATTGATAATAAAGATATCATTGATGGTAATAACTTGAATTTGCTCAAGGAATTATATCAGAGATCATTGAGTATACCACTGAAGGCCTCTTATTGGGCTGGATTGACCAAGAAAATCTGTAGGCTTGAGTGGTTGTCAGTGTATGAGCATATATTCATTGAACGGAGTGATACCAAAGATGAAGATCCTATAAATTACTCACTCCCATCGCTATATTCTTACTTGAAATTTGGCTTGAAATACTGTGACGCTGAAGATACAGATAAAATAGGCAATGTTAGAGAGGTGATTTTAAAATATCAAGATACAATGCAAAAGATtcgaattttctttgaaaaggaatcGCCctcaaaaatattattaagtgatttggaaaatgttCTACTAGGTATCGAGAAACACCGTTTACCCATACAGAGTATCTTTTTAAGTGAGCTAGACTGCgttatcaaagaaattgaacgtgccaaaagaaacagcGGTGTGACTTTTTTATCTAGTGCTGACAATATTAATGAAATGGACGAACTTCTCAGCAAAAATGACCGCAAATTTGTGATGTTCGTAAATCAGTTTAATGGTTCAAGATTAGACAAGAGACCACGGGTTGACGataatcaaaaacaaataagAACAAAACAGGAACTAAAAACCTACAAATTATGGAGTCATCATTTGGATCGGAtactgcaaaaaaataaactcGCCAAAATACTTCCTTTAGTCTTCAGGTGTTTAGATTTGGAATTGGACGAGTATAtttctttggaaaactGTGCtaaatttcaaacaaaatattGCTTTTGTagaaaagttgaagaaggcaGCGCTATGGTGGAATGTGAACTTTGCAAGGAATGGTACCATGTCGATTGTATCAACGAGGGTAAGTGGGTTCCACCTGATGATGTGAATGTCTTATTTGTTTGTCCAATATGCACGCCTTCTAATATGACCACAAAGGCTACCGAAGGCCCggtttttgaatttagcGACTTGAAGAGACTACTTATAGATTCGTTAAAACTAAGCATAATTCCAAACCCTccagttttgaagaatctTTTCGACGTTTTTGCATTGACTTTGAACTTCAGGAACAAAATGCAAGCAGAACTATTCACTAAGGATGGTTTCATAAATCAGTCAGCATCTACGCACAAGATCAAGTATTATTTAAAGAAGTTGAGAGGCTCCAAGTGTAATTTTACTGACCTGGCAGGTCCCTTAACGCGGTATTGTCAGGAGAGAGACGCAAAGGTTATAAAACggcttgaagaaaatggaagaacTATAATCACAGGATTTCCAAACTAG